cacggaccggcgcgtgccggtttgccggccggcggcgagcacgtgccggttcgccggccggcggcgagcacgTGCCGGTTCCCCCCGGCCGGGCGTGTGCCGCACGCGTTGGGAGAGCCAACGCTTTCGGGCGCGTcacgcccacgcgcagcggcttttggccgcgcgtgcggcgtcgtccggcggcgcacgacatgtcgccggactcgcctcgacgttgcctttcttcctatgccattataattcgattttgacttacggaaactcgaaaaaaaatgatgaacagtgctcgggtgtcgggatttctcgccccgatccatGCTGGCCGATTTTCTTCGCGAAAATTCtatcaaaaaacatgaaaagggtcgggaaaacgtgaactagggctctgataccaatgttgggaataacggatccccgaaaagcggattcgacactaaatcgaacccctaaatcaatgcggaagacgaagtccgggaaaaacacgtatcaccgatcgtaaagcacaccacaaattcgagcgtaccttgtttgccacagattagacaccgacgccgataagaggaagagaatttggccatgttcgatccgatgacgccttgaagggaagacaatgtcgccgtttgcttactgttctttttggagggagagagaacgtTGGAGAGGACGTACGTACGTTATGCACCAAAAGgtgcgtcctctctctctctcattccttttataccttcccccatccacaggccctattcccgtgggccgggccttttgggcccagcatgggcggacaggccttaagcccatcaccaattaaaaccatcaaaaGGTAACCGAAGAAAATGGTCATTCTtaaatctcattttctttgttttgggaAGGGGTCTGAGGCAATTTTGCTTATCGTTACAGTACCGTTTTGTGCGTGCAGAATgcattgtttttccttttcgctGGTCTGAATCTGTTGTTGAAATGGTTGCTACTAACGTTGAAGCAATCGAAGGACAGAAATCTTATGTAGAATAGGGAAGAGTGAGAACATAGCGAGAGAAACGAAATTTGCAGGGAGAGGCGAGAGCAATTTTGTCCGAACTTTTCACTAGGACCGAACTTTCTTCACCTAACCTAGAGTTTAGATGGGACGATAACAGCGAACGgtaagaaggaagaaaaacttTTCTTATGCTGGTCCACAATGtgggattcttttttttgttttttttttgggcgttAGTTTCGGGACCATACTGGGAGTTCATGGTCGTGTTATTGATTTCACGTGTAAGACCCCAGTTTTCTGTCTTGGCAATAGGTTTGGAATGAAAACCATTGATTCATTAGACAGGATGAAGGCCGCAGAGTTTGACGGAGTTAGGCAACTTTCTCAGCCCCTTACAGTGAATTCAATAGATTTTAAATAGGAATGTTCACGCTACGTCTGAGAAGCGTGAGAGGATGAGATGGAAAGCATCATCGTCGCCGTTCTGAAGCAGAAACTCAAATTCGCTAGTACGCTCAAAGAAGCAGCCAAAATCCCTTTCAAGAGTGCCAATCTCCTCGTTGTCATCCTCATTGCCTCCGTGCCGCTCTTATGTTTCTTGCTTTACTACGAAACACTTCTCCAGGAAACACTCTCTGAAACCTTCCGTGTCCTCGAAAAATCCTGTACTTCCCTCGAGAAAGATTGGCCATTTCCACTCTGCTTAACAAGAAGAGTGAGCAAAGACTTAACTTACAGGTTGATTCGTTTGGGCTTTCTCTACCTTATCCCCCTTCATCCCCTCGAGCTACTTGCATTGATTCCGTCAATAACCGCATCGTCAAAAGTATATACAGAGGAGATTCCATCAACTCTGGCTGAGCTTATGCGAACGATACACAATCACAAAGCAAGGACTAGAGGAACCATAATCACAAgccttcttgttcttttcttgtcGATCTCTACACTGGTGGGATCGTTCTGGCTAGTCACAGTATGCTACGTTGTCATAAGGGGCTTGCGAGGCAGCTTCATGCTATGGACAGTATATAGAGCAGCCTGTATTGGAATGCTTGTCATGTACATCGAAGCGACTGCCATATGGAATATGAGTTTTGTGATCTCAGTATTGGAGGACTGTCACGGGCCAAAAGCTATTGCACTCGCCACCAACACGATCAAAAGAGACGAGCAATGTTTAGTTCCTTTAATGCTTGTGCTTTTCGTCTGTGGAAGTTGGTGTAGGTTGATATGCCTCAAATCTACATGCAGCCATTGGTTCGGTGTGGAATTCCTGTGTGTTTGCCTGCTTCACCTAGGCAATGTGATCAAGTTGATGGCTTGTGTGGTCTGTTTCCACAACCGCAAAGGGCGCACTCCTAAAGAGGTTGACGAAAAAGCCTAGGATAATGTGGAAACATTCACTACATACTATTACTACTCGCCGACAGATACAATGCTCGGCAATGTTGAGAAGTTCAAAGTCGATTTGTATACTACACTAATGAAGGAGGATTCACTTTGACGATCAACAAGGCCCTTTAAttctgttaaattatgtctcaagtttgaatttattatacgaTACCCG
The nucleotide sequence above comes from Eucalyptus grandis isolate ANBG69807.140 chromosome 2, ASM1654582v1, whole genome shotgun sequence. Encoded proteins:
- the LOC104435638 gene encoding uncharacterized protein LOC104435638, with amino-acid sequence MESIIVAVLKQKLKFASTLKEAAKIPFKSANLLVVILIASVPLLCFLLYYETLLQETLSETFRVLEKSCTSLEKDWPFPLCLTRRVSKDLTYRLIRLGFLYLIPLHPLELLALIPSITASSKVYTEEIPSTLAELMRTIHNHKARTRGTIITSLLVLFLSISTLVGSFWLVTVCYVVIRGLRGSFMLWTVYRAACIGMLVMYIEATAIWNMSFVISVLEDCHGPKAIALATNTIKRDEQCLVPLMLVLFVCGSWCRLICLKSTCSHWFGVEFLCVCLLHLGNVIKLMACVVCFHNRKGRTPKEVDEKA